In the Anguilla anguilla isolate fAngAng1 chromosome 7, fAngAng1.pri, whole genome shotgun sequence genome, one interval contains:
- the si:ch211-244b2.4 gene encoding protein mono-ADP-ribosyltransferase PARP12 isoform X3 yields the protein MKPKVFKHLLINLQLAMASNCNSSGSPQDGESDSQLPSAGGHDDSQEECSFSESESDFASSDSDSGPESQQGARQSRPAPSQACKFYNQGKCKNGKKCQYLHVCQYFLKGKCRYGSGCRLKHISNSGSESSEDEGQSRQRRNGRRRSSSGENAANDGRPYRWQLNSGSGWKNIENDHIIEAQYSRPSARGIRLYNTRFGVIAIDFKKMKVLKKTGLRVRRWSSSQAGLNTEWVWYCSRKNDWVQYGEKDSKGKVASVTSSKIEKEFQKSPKGSLRFTIDATNYRINFRDMSQENFRNGRKRDVARRPKLMIPQDRGGSVTAALQGLGVSSPTWEFEGNSGKWYIFKHRSGTDTESSVSSAEIEAQFQRNPQGSMNFTVSGQQYTLDFSDMTQTNLNTHTVRRVRRS from the exons atgaaaCCGAAAGTTTTTAAACATCTACTGATCAATCTGCAGCTAGCAATGGCTTCGAACTGTAATAGTTCCG GCTCCCCCCAGGATGGTGAATCAGACAGCCAGCTCCCTTCTGCCGGTGGCCACGACGATTCCCAGGAGGAATGCAGCTTCTCTGAGAGTGAGAGCGACTTTGCCTCCTCAGACTCGGACAGCGGCCCTGAATCTCAGCAGGGGGCCAGGCAGTCACGGCCAGCCCCTTCCCAG GCCTGCAAATTCTATAACCAGGGTAAATGCAAAAATGGGAAGAAGTGCCAGTACCTGCATGTTTGCCAGTATTTCCTGAAAGGAAAGTGTCGCTATGGCTCCGGCTGTCGCTTGAAGCACATCAGTAACTCTGGGTCGGAGTCTTCCGAAGACGAGGGTCAGAGCAGGCAGAGGAGAAATGGGAGGAGGAGATCTTCATCAGGAG AGAATGCGGCCAATGATGGCAGGCCTTACAGATGGCAGCTGAACAGTGGAAGCGGCTGGAAAAACATCGAAAATGACCACATCATTGAGGCCCAGTACTCACGGCCCTCTGCCAGAGGCATTAGGCTTTACAACACTCGCTTTGG agtgaTCGCcattgactttaaaaaaatgaaggtcCTCAAAAAAACTGGGTTGCGGGTTCGACGCTGGAGCTCCTCCCAGGCAGGGTTAAACACAGAGTGGGTTTGGTACTGCAGCAGGAAAAATGACTGGGTGCAGTACGGAGAGAAG GACTCCAAGGGTAAGGTTGCCTCTGTAACATCCTCCAAAATTGAGAAGGAGTTCCAGAAAAGTCCGAAGGGCTCCCTCAGATTTACCATTGATGCGACCAACTATCGGATCAATTTCAGAG ATATGAGTCAGGAGAATTTTAGAAATGGACGGAAGAGAGATGTGGCCAGACGCCCAAAGCTGATGATACCCCAGGACAGAGGGGG CAGCGTGACAGCAGCTCTCCAGGGTTTGGGTGTGTCTTCCCCCACCTGGGAGTTTGAGGGAAACAGTGGAAAGTGGTACATCTTCAAACACAGG agTGGGACAGACACAGAGTCTTCTGTCTCCAGTGCTGAGATTGAGGCCCAGTTCCAGCGCAATCCACAGGGCTCCATGAACTTCACTGTTAGTGGCCAACAATACACCCTGGATTTCTCAG ATATGACTCAGACCAATCTGAACACACATACCGTCCGCAGAGTGAGACGGTCATAG
- the si:ch211-244b2.4 gene encoding protein mono-ADP-ribosyltransferase PARP12 isoform X1, with the protein MKPKVFKHLLINLQLAMASNCNSSGSPQDGESDSQLPSAGGHDDSQEECSFSESESDFASSDSDSGPESQQGARQSRPAPSQACKFYNQGKCKNGKKCQYLHVCQYFLKGKCRYGSGCRLKHISNSGSESSEDEGQSRQRRNGRRRSSSGENAANDGRPYRWQLNSGSGWKNIENDHIIEAQYSRPSARGIRLYNTRFGVIAIDFKKMKVLKKTGLRVRRWSSSQAGLNTEWVWYCSRKNDWVQYGEKDSKGKVASVTSSKIEKEFQKSPKGSLRFTIDATNYRINFRDMSQENFRNGRKRDVARRPKLMIPQDRGGSVTAALQGLGVSSPTWEFEGNSGKWYIFKHRKPLLVSVQSGTDTESSVSSAEIEAQFQRNPQGSMNFTVSGQQYTLDFSDMTQTNLNTHTVRRVRRS; encoded by the exons atgaaaCCGAAAGTTTTTAAACATCTACTGATCAATCTGCAGCTAGCAATGGCTTCGAACTGTAATAGTTCCG GCTCCCCCCAGGATGGTGAATCAGACAGCCAGCTCCCTTCTGCCGGTGGCCACGACGATTCCCAGGAGGAATGCAGCTTCTCTGAGAGTGAGAGCGACTTTGCCTCCTCAGACTCGGACAGCGGCCCTGAATCTCAGCAGGGGGCCAGGCAGTCACGGCCAGCCCCTTCCCAG GCCTGCAAATTCTATAACCAGGGTAAATGCAAAAATGGGAAGAAGTGCCAGTACCTGCATGTTTGCCAGTATTTCCTGAAAGGAAAGTGTCGCTATGGCTCCGGCTGTCGCTTGAAGCACATCAGTAACTCTGGGTCGGAGTCTTCCGAAGACGAGGGTCAGAGCAGGCAGAGGAGAAATGGGAGGAGGAGATCTTCATCAGGAG AGAATGCGGCCAATGATGGCAGGCCTTACAGATGGCAGCTGAACAGTGGAAGCGGCTGGAAAAACATCGAAAATGACCACATCATTGAGGCCCAGTACTCACGGCCCTCTGCCAGAGGCATTAGGCTTTACAACACTCGCTTTGG agtgaTCGCcattgactttaaaaaaatgaaggtcCTCAAAAAAACTGGGTTGCGGGTTCGACGCTGGAGCTCCTCCCAGGCAGGGTTAAACACAGAGTGGGTTTGGTACTGCAGCAGGAAAAATGACTGGGTGCAGTACGGAGAGAAG GACTCCAAGGGTAAGGTTGCCTCTGTAACATCCTCCAAAATTGAGAAGGAGTTCCAGAAAAGTCCGAAGGGCTCCCTCAGATTTACCATTGATGCGACCAACTATCGGATCAATTTCAGAG ATATGAGTCAGGAGAATTTTAGAAATGGACGGAAGAGAGATGTGGCCAGACGCCCAAAGCTGATGATACCCCAGGACAGAGGGGG CAGCGTGACAGCAGCTCTCCAGGGTTTGGGTGTGTCTTCCCCCACCTGGGAGTTTGAGGGAAACAGTGGAAAGTGGTACATCTTCAAACACAGG AAACCCTtgcttgtgtctgtgcagagTGGGACAGACACAGAGTCTTCTGTCTCCAGTGCTGAGATTGAGGCCCAGTTCCAGCGCAATCCACAGGGCTCCATGAACTTCACTGTTAGTGGCCAACAATACACCCTGGATTTCTCAG ATATGACTCAGACCAATCTGAACACACATACCGTCCGCAGAGTGAGACGGTCATAG
- the si:ch211-244b2.4 gene encoding protein mono-ADP-ribosyltransferase PARP12 isoform X2: MKPKVFKHLLINLQLAMASNCNSSGSPQDGESDSQLPSAGGHDDSQEECSFSESESDFASSDSDSGPESQQGARQSRPAPSQACKFYNQGKCKNGKKCQYLHVCQYFLKGKCRYGSGCRLKHISNSGSESSEDEGQSRQRRNGRRRSSSGENAANDGRPYRWQLNSGSGWKNIENDHIIEAQYSRPSARGIRLYNTRFGVIAIDFKKMKVLKKTGLRVRRWSSSQAGLNTEWVWYCSRKNDWVQYGEKDSKGKVASVTSSKIEKEFQKSPKGSLRFTIDATNYRINFRDMSQENFRNGRKRDVARRPKLMIPQDRGGVTAALQGLGVSSPTWEFEGNSGKWYIFKHRKPLLVSVQSGTDTESSVSSAEIEAQFQRNPQGSMNFTVSGQQYTLDFSDMTQTNLNTHTVRRVRRS, translated from the exons atgaaaCCGAAAGTTTTTAAACATCTACTGATCAATCTGCAGCTAGCAATGGCTTCGAACTGTAATAGTTCCG GCTCCCCCCAGGATGGTGAATCAGACAGCCAGCTCCCTTCTGCCGGTGGCCACGACGATTCCCAGGAGGAATGCAGCTTCTCTGAGAGTGAGAGCGACTTTGCCTCCTCAGACTCGGACAGCGGCCCTGAATCTCAGCAGGGGGCCAGGCAGTCACGGCCAGCCCCTTCCCAG GCCTGCAAATTCTATAACCAGGGTAAATGCAAAAATGGGAAGAAGTGCCAGTACCTGCATGTTTGCCAGTATTTCCTGAAAGGAAAGTGTCGCTATGGCTCCGGCTGTCGCTTGAAGCACATCAGTAACTCTGGGTCGGAGTCTTCCGAAGACGAGGGTCAGAGCAGGCAGAGGAGAAATGGGAGGAGGAGATCTTCATCAGGAG AGAATGCGGCCAATGATGGCAGGCCTTACAGATGGCAGCTGAACAGTGGAAGCGGCTGGAAAAACATCGAAAATGACCACATCATTGAGGCCCAGTACTCACGGCCCTCTGCCAGAGGCATTAGGCTTTACAACACTCGCTTTGG agtgaTCGCcattgactttaaaaaaatgaaggtcCTCAAAAAAACTGGGTTGCGGGTTCGACGCTGGAGCTCCTCCCAGGCAGGGTTAAACACAGAGTGGGTTTGGTACTGCAGCAGGAAAAATGACTGGGTGCAGTACGGAGAGAAG GACTCCAAGGGTAAGGTTGCCTCTGTAACATCCTCCAAAATTGAGAAGGAGTTCCAGAAAAGTCCGAAGGGCTCCCTCAGATTTACCATTGATGCGACCAACTATCGGATCAATTTCAGAG ATATGAGTCAGGAGAATTTTAGAAATGGACGGAAGAGAGATGTGGCCAGACGCCCAAAGCTGATGATACCCCAGGACAGAGGGGG CGTGACAGCAGCTCTCCAGGGTTTGGGTGTGTCTTCCCCCACCTGGGAGTTTGAGGGAAACAGTGGAAAGTGGTACATCTTCAAACACAGG AAACCCTtgcttgtgtctgtgcagagTGGGACAGACACAGAGTCTTCTGTCTCCAGTGCTGAGATTGAGGCCCAGTTCCAGCGCAATCCACAGGGCTCCATGAACTTCACTGTTAGTGGCCAACAATACACCCTGGATTTCTCAG ATATGACTCAGACCAATCTGAACACACATACCGTCCGCAGAGTGAGACGGTCATAG
- the si:ch211-244b2.4 gene encoding protein mono-ADP-ribosyltransferase PARP12 isoform X4: MKPKVFKHLLINLQLAMASNCNSSGSPQDGESDSQLPSAGGHDDSQEECSFSESESDFASSDSDSGPESQQGARQSRPAPSQACKFYNQGKCKNGKKCQYLHVCQYFLKGKCRYGSGCRLKHISNSGSESSEDEGQSRQRRNGRRRSSSGENAANDGRPYRWQLNSGSGWKNIENDHIIEAQYSRPSARGIRLYNTRFGVIAIDFKKMKVLKKTGLRVRRWSSSQAGLNTEWVWYCSRKNDWVQYGEKDSKGKVASVTSSKIEKEFQKSPKGSLRFTIDATNYRINFRDMSQENFRNGRKRDVARRPKLMIPQDRGGVTAALQGLGVSSPTWEFEGNSGKWYIFKHRSGTDTESSVSSAEIEAQFQRNPQGSMNFTVSGQQYTLDFSDMTQTNLNTHTVRRVRRS, encoded by the exons atgaaaCCGAAAGTTTTTAAACATCTACTGATCAATCTGCAGCTAGCAATGGCTTCGAACTGTAATAGTTCCG GCTCCCCCCAGGATGGTGAATCAGACAGCCAGCTCCCTTCTGCCGGTGGCCACGACGATTCCCAGGAGGAATGCAGCTTCTCTGAGAGTGAGAGCGACTTTGCCTCCTCAGACTCGGACAGCGGCCCTGAATCTCAGCAGGGGGCCAGGCAGTCACGGCCAGCCCCTTCCCAG GCCTGCAAATTCTATAACCAGGGTAAATGCAAAAATGGGAAGAAGTGCCAGTACCTGCATGTTTGCCAGTATTTCCTGAAAGGAAAGTGTCGCTATGGCTCCGGCTGTCGCTTGAAGCACATCAGTAACTCTGGGTCGGAGTCTTCCGAAGACGAGGGTCAGAGCAGGCAGAGGAGAAATGGGAGGAGGAGATCTTCATCAGGAG AGAATGCGGCCAATGATGGCAGGCCTTACAGATGGCAGCTGAACAGTGGAAGCGGCTGGAAAAACATCGAAAATGACCACATCATTGAGGCCCAGTACTCACGGCCCTCTGCCAGAGGCATTAGGCTTTACAACACTCGCTTTGG agtgaTCGCcattgactttaaaaaaatgaaggtcCTCAAAAAAACTGGGTTGCGGGTTCGACGCTGGAGCTCCTCCCAGGCAGGGTTAAACACAGAGTGGGTTTGGTACTGCAGCAGGAAAAATGACTGGGTGCAGTACGGAGAGAAG GACTCCAAGGGTAAGGTTGCCTCTGTAACATCCTCCAAAATTGAGAAGGAGTTCCAGAAAAGTCCGAAGGGCTCCCTCAGATTTACCATTGATGCGACCAACTATCGGATCAATTTCAGAG ATATGAGTCAGGAGAATTTTAGAAATGGACGGAAGAGAGATGTGGCCAGACGCCCAAAGCTGATGATACCCCAGGACAGAGGGGG CGTGACAGCAGCTCTCCAGGGTTTGGGTGTGTCTTCCCCCACCTGGGAGTTTGAGGGAAACAGTGGAAAGTGGTACATCTTCAAACACAGG agTGGGACAGACACAGAGTCTTCTGTCTCCAGTGCTGAGATTGAGGCCCAGTTCCAGCGCAATCCACAGGGCTCCATGAACTTCACTGTTAGTGGCCAACAATACACCCTGGATTTCTCAG ATATGACTCAGACCAATCTGAACACACATACCGTCCGCAGAGTGAGACGGTCATAG